ACCGAACGTTGGGAGATAAACAACTTTTTTTGTATAATCACAACAACGGAACTTCCAGAAGCGAACTTCAGAGCGTTCAGGTTTAGACGAAAATCCATTTAATACCCGACTCAGGTATTCATTCAAGAGGCTAAGAGCCCGAAATAAAGATAAAGtaaacgttaacgttagctccCTACAGCTAATGGACCGAACGTTAGCTTAGTTTACAACATGTTTCCGTGTGGATATTTTGGAGACCCGTGTTGTTAATGGCGCTGAATTAAAGGCAGTTACATACGCGGGTCTCTgcacataaaacattttatttattctatcaGAAACTAAAGGGAATATTGGAGGTAGTGTCACCTCTCACTGAATCAGTCAAATCCACCTGTTTCCACTCAGAATTATGATGAACGTAGCTTATAAACTATGAAGGAGAATAGTTTGTGCAGGTGCACACTGACCTTTTCCTTAATAAGTGCAGACTGTGGTCTCACatggaagtaacattttaatATGTGCTTCTGATTATTACTGATGTAACGTTAGTTCCTTTTTAAAACAGactaaaactttttttccttaaGAGTCGTGCTCCAACACCCCCTCATTAATGTTTCAGAATGGTGCTAACCGTGTTTAACATTTTTAGCAGTCAAATATGCTACAACAACTTGCAAAGCGAAACGTGTAGATGTGACGTGATTATTACACAGAGCACACATGGAGCTTCTTAATGTTTTAAATAGCCGTAACAGAACTGCACAGTATTGGGTATTTAAGACGGTAGCTTTGTGTTGGTTGTGAATGtaactttttttatgaatttgtTCTACCCAGGTGAACCCCTCTGGCCCCTGTTCGCTGACCGCCCTGTCGTCCAGAGGGCCCTCGACGACGTGGTTCTTCCGGATTACGAGGACGAGCTGAAGGAGGCCGAGCCCCCCAGAGGGGACGGTGAGCCAcaggttcctcctcctcctccctttgctgCTCCCTTTGCTGCTCCCTACCCTGCTCCCTACTCTCACCCCTATGCTGCTGCTCCCTACCCTGCTTCCTATGCTGCTTCCTCTGCCGCtgctccctttcctcctcccttcccccctccctttgCTGCTCCCTTTGCTGCTCCCTACCCTGCTCACTACCTTGCTCCTTACCCTGCTCCCTACTCTCACCCCTATGCTGCTGCTCTCTACCCTGCTCACCACCTTGCTCCTTACCCTGCTCCCTACTCTCATCCCTATGCTGCTGCACGCTATGCTGCTGCTCCCTACCCTGCTCCCTTTGCTGCTCCCTACCCTGCTCACTACCTTGCTCCTTACCCTGCTCCCTACTCTCACCCCTATGCTGCTGCACGCTATGCTGCTGCTCCCTACCCTGCTCCCTACTCTCACCCCTATGCTGCTGCACGCTATGCTGCTGCTCCCTACCCTGTTCCATACCCTGCTCCCTATGCTGCTGCTCCCTTTGCTGCTCCCTACCCTGCTCACTACCTTGCTCCTTACCCTGCTCCCTACTCTCACGCCTATGCTGCTGCACGCTATGCTGCTGCTCCCTACCCTGCTCCCTACTCTCACCCCTATGCTGCTGCACGCTATGCTGCTGCTCCCTACCCTGCTCCCTATGCTGCTCCCTATGCTGCTGCTCCCTTTGCTGCTCCCTACCCTGCTCGCTACGTTGCTCCTTACCCCGTTCCCTACTCTCACCCCTATGCTGCTGCTCCCTATGCTGCCGCTCCCTATGCTGCTCCCTATGCTGCTGCTCCCTATGCTTATGCTTTTGCTGCCTTTGCTGACCTTAATGCTGACCCTCACGCTGACCCTCACGCTGACCCTCATGCTGACCTTAACGCTGTCCctcatgatggtgatgatgatatgAACGATGAAATTAACCGTATGCTTCAAAGATACAGGTTAGGGCTCcccgatgaggaggaggactctgacaTCGATGTCGTGGGTGAGTTTGCGTTACAGGTCCCTTTACTGGACATTGAAGACATTGGGCCAGTGCTCCCAGAAGACTCTTTTGAGGAGCTCCTGGATGCAGATGTTCTTGAATCTTCCTCAACTTCTGGCCTTGACTCCTCGGCAAAACGGCGCAGGGACGAGAGCGACGGGGAGGAGTCTGCTGCGAAGAGGGCGCGTTAGTCTGAAGACAGCGACTCTGATTGACAATCCTCCGGGAAGCTTCGGAGCAACCACTGAGTCCACTTGCAGC
This portion of the Gasterosteus aculeatus chromosome 6, fGasAcu3.hap1.1, whole genome shotgun sequence genome encodes:
- the LOC120821101 gene encoding uncharacterized protein LOC120821101 — protein: MSSSGPPAVEPLLSRVRRWILAFASEPLWPLFADRPVVQRALDDVVLPDYEDELKEAEPPRGDGEPQVPPPPPFAAPFAAPYPAPYSHPYAAAPYPASYAASSAAAPFPPPFPPPFAAPFAAPYPAHYLAPYPAPYSHPYAAALYPAHHLAPYPAPYSHPYAAARYAAAPYPAPFAAPYPAHYLAPYPAPYSHPYAAARYAAAPYPAPYSHPYAAARYAAAPYPVPYPAPYAAAPFAAPYPAHYLAPYPAPYSHAYAAARYAAAPYPAPYSHPYAAARYAAAPYPAPYAAPYAAAPFAAPYPARYVAPYPVPYSHPYAAAPYAAAPYAAPYAAAPYAYAFAAFADLNADPHADPHADPHADLNAVPHDGDDDMNDEINRMLQRYRLGLPDEEEDSDIDVVGEFALQVPLLDIEDIGPVLPEDSFEELLDADVLESSSTSGLDSSAKRRRDESDGEESAAKRAR